The Nitrospirota bacterium nucleotide sequence CGGGGGAAAGTCACTAGTGCCGCATAGAAACCGTGTTACAACAAAGAACAACAAGACACTTGAGAGATATGTATTCCCTGTATGTGATAGTACGGGAAGATTACTTCACAGGGTAGAATATATCAGAGACGTAACAGAAGAAACGATATTGAAAGAGCAACTAATACAGGCAGAGAAATTATCATCACTCGGTGAGATATTGTCAGGCGTTGCACATGAATTAAATAATCCGCTGACAGGGGTAATAGGATACTGTGAGCTTCTTATTGATTCGGAGTCTTTCGGAGATGTTGCACTGAAGGAAAAACTTGGCAAGATCAATAATGCCGCCCTGAGATGTAAAAAGATAATTGAAAATCTCCTGAGCTTTGCGCGTCAGCATAAGATTGAAAAACAGTATGTAAATATTAATGACATTGTAAAGCAGACATTAGAACTAAAGGCCTATCAGCTAACTGTAGATAATATTGAAGCAGTCACAGAACTTGACGCCACTCTTCCTTATACAACGGTAGACCCTTACACAATCCAGCAGGTCTTTTTAAATATCGTAAATAATGCCCACCTTGCCATGAAGGAAAAGGGGGGAAAGCATAAATTAACCGCCAGGACTGAACATAACGAAGGGACAATAAAAATCTATTTTAGTGATACCGGCCCTGGTATATCAGAAACAAACCTGAAAAAGATTTTTGACCCATTCTTTACAACAAGAGAGGTGGGCAAAGGTACGGGACTGGGATTGAGTATTTCTTACGGTATTATAAAAGAGCATAATGGTGAGCTTCGTGTTACAAGCAGGCAGGGAGAGGGTGCTACATTTATTATTGAACTACCGATCTTGTCTGAATCTGAGGTAAAAAAAGCAGTAACAGCGAGTGCTGCTGATATTGAGACAGCAGGCGGGGAAAAGAAAAACATACTTGTTGTTGATGATGAAGAAAGTATACTTGAACTTATTAAGGCAATAGTCGAGAGTATGGGACATAATGCCTGCGTTGCATCTGATGCAAAGATTGCAATGGATAAGATAAAAAACAAAGACTACGACCTGATAATCAGTGATATCAGGATGCCGAATATGGACGGCAAGGAGCTTTACTGGACACTCAGGAGGTCCAGACCTGAACTGATAAATAAGATACTATTTACAACCGGTGATTCAATAAATTCAGAGACACAGAAGTTCTTACAGGATACAAAGGTATCATACATAGGAAAACCTTTTTCTACAATAGAATTAAGGAAACTAATAGCAGATTACTTCAAACAAGATGTCCGTACTTCCTGAAAAGATGAAGGCCATTGTGAAGACAGACCCCCGGCCTGGCCTTGAAATGGTGTCAGTTGATGTCCCCTCAATCAAACATGACGAGATACTCGTAAAGGTAAGGGCGGCCTCCATCTGCGGCACTGACCTGCATATATACAAATGGAATTCATGGGCACAGAACAGGATAAAATCCTTCCCGCTTATAACCGGTCATGAGTTTGCAGGAGATGTTGTAAATATCGGGGAGGGGGTAAGCGGTTTTTCAATCGGTGATTATGTTACTGCCGACAGCCATATCGTATGCGGCCATTGCCTCCAGTGCAGGGTCGGGCAGCAGCATATATGCAGTAATCTTAAAATACTTGGTGTGGACACAAACGGCTCTTTTGCAGAGTATATTGCAATACCGTATAGGGGTGTATGGAAAAACGATATTAATATGCCATTGGAGTTCGCCTCTGTTCAGGACCCGCTCGGAAATGCACTTTATGCCACGCTTGTTGAACCGGTCACCGGCAAATCAGTCCTGATTATTGGAGACGGCCCCATAGGACTATTCTCAGCGGGCATCGCCCGTGCGGCCGGTGCAAGCTGGATTGGCCTGATTGGTCACAATAAGCCGCGGTTGGAAGTTGCAAAGAAGATGGGGGCGGATGTGGTGTTTCTTGCCCACGATAAACCCCACCCTCACCTTAATCCTCTCCCTGACGGAGAGGAAATTTCCTTACCCGAGGCTGCATTTGGGGACAGGGAAACGCAGGAAAATTCCCTCCCCGACACTAAATGGGGGAGTGTTAGGGTGGGGATGGGGTCATTTTCGGAAGGCGTAGACATTGTCCTTGAGATGTCAGGGAGTCCGGAGGGGTTTGAGCAGGGATTGAAGTTATTGAGAAAAGGAGGAAGGATCTCAACATTCGGCATCTTCTCAAACCCTGTAACAGTTGATATTACAAACCAGATTATTTTCAAAGGGATCACACTTTATGGGATAAACGGCAGAATCCTTTTTGATACATGGTACCGGATGCACAACCTACTCAAATCCGGCAGACTTGATATATCACCGGTGATTACACATAAACTCCCATTTGGTGATTTTGAAAAAGGATTTCAATTACTTTTGGAAAGACCAAAGACGGCTGTTAAGGTAGTGCTGATGATGGACAACGGTTAAGATGCACAGAACAACCCCACCCTCACCCTAACCCTCTCCCTGAGGGAGAGGGGGCTATGATAGTTCCCTCCCCTTCAAGGGGAGGGTAAGGGTGGGGATGGGGTTATTTTCATATGAACTAAAATGTACACAAATCTCAAAACTCATCTTCAAACAGAGCTTCAAAATATCCATGAGGCAGGCCTGTTTAAGGAAGAACGCCTGCTTTCATCTGCTCAGGGTGTTTATATAAATGTAAATGGAAAACAGGTCATCAATATGTGTGCCAATAACTACCTGGG carries:
- a CDS encoding alcohol dehydrogenase catalytic domain-containing protein, producing MKAIVKTDPRPGLEMVSVDVPSIKHDEILVKVRAASICGTDLHIYKWNSWAQNRIKSFPLITGHEFAGDVVNIGEGVSGFSIGDYVTADSHIVCGHCLQCRVGQQHICSNLKILGVDTNGSFAEYIAIPYRGVWKNDINMPLEFASVQDPLGNALYATLVEPVTGKSVLIIGDGPIGLFSAGIARAAGASWIGLIGHNKPRLEVAKKMGADVVFLAHDKPHPHLNPLPDGEEISLPEAAFGDRETQENSLPDTKWGSVRVGMGSFSEGVDIVLEMSGSPEGFEQGLKLLRKGGRISTFGIFSNPVTVDITNQIIFKGITLYGINGRILFDTWYRMHNLLKSGRLDISPVITHKLPFGDFEKGFQLLLERPKTAVKVVLMMDNG